The Chiloscyllium punctatum isolate Juve2018m chromosome 12, sChiPun1.3, whole genome shotgun sequence genome includes a region encoding these proteins:
- the LOC140483637 gene encoding hyaluronidase-1-like isoform X1, whose product MSKSWASPPTATDGRYAQPGEEKIENGLIGRGSPAAEERAIIMLTGLTLLIYTLFYLSTHPAFIWGNEFKPASASPMLHNKPFIVVWNTPTAGCKTKFDVDLDLSVFDIVENENETFVGKNITIFYKNKLGLYPYYTSERIPVNGGLVQKASLSDHLTVASDNISTVLDKDFHGLAVIDWEEWRPVWERNWGHLHIYKEKSEELVRSEYPHLPESKILQIAKKEFENAAQDFMKQTLKLGQTLRPKGYWGYYKFPDCYNYFKENEANNYTGHCKKEDISRNNELAWLWKASRCLYPSIYIPEKLKSSNKAQKFVHYKIKEALRVAALDSANDALPVLVYSKYSYIKTLDFLTEIDLVHTIGESAAMGATGIVLWGDMEFARTMERCEALKNYIDQELGRYVLNTTTAALLCSRVICNGHGRCVRKDPESRTYLQLDPRSFEVLYVLSSTGPALTARGELHFEDVQSMKESFTCQCYRGWIGPHCQGKSMF is encoded by the exons AATGGTCTGATTGGGAGAGGTTCACCAGCTGCTGAGGAAAGAGCCATAATAATGTTAACAGGTCTCACACTACTCATATATACCCTATTTTATCTGTCTACCCATCCAGCCTTCATCTGGGGGAATGAATTTAAGCCAGCATCAGCCTCACCAATGCTCCACAATAAGCCATTTATTGTGGTTTGGAACACACCTACTGCAGGGTGTAAAACAAAATTTGATGTTGATTTGGATCTGAGTGTCTTTGATATTGTTGAAAATGAAAATGAGACATTTGTTGGAAAGAATATCACCATATTTTACAAGAACAAATTAGGACTTTACCCATACTACACCAGCGAGAGGATCCCAGTAAATGGTGGTCTTGTGCAGAAGGCCAGTCTGTCCGACCACCTCACAGTAGCTTCAGATAACATTTCCACGGTACTGGACAAAGACTTCCATGGGCTTGCAGTGATAGATTGGGAAGAGTGGCGACCAGTTTGGGAACGTAACTGGGGCCATCTGCATATCTACAAGGAAAAATCTGAAGAACTAGTAAGAAGTGAATACCCCCATTTACCTGAAAGTAAGATTCTCCAGATTGCCAAGAAGGAATTTGAAAATGCTGCGCAAGACTTTATGAAACAAACACTAAAACTAGGACAGACTCTAAGACCAAAGGGTTACTGGGGCTATTACAAATTTCCAGACTGCTATAATTACTTTAAAGAAAATGAAGCCAATAATTACACAGGCCATTGCAAAAAGGAAGATATCTCTAGAAATAACGAGTTAGCATGGCTCTGGAAGGCATCACGATGTCTATATCCAAGTATCTACATCCCTGAGAAGCTAAAATCCTCAAATAAAGCTCAAAAGTTTGTTCACTACAAGATTAAGGAGGCTCTCCGTGTTGCTGCCCTTGATTCAGCTAATGATGCTCTGCCTGTTTTGGTTTACTCCAAATACTCATACATAAAAACACTTGACTTCCTGACTGAG ATTGACTTAGTACATACTATTGGAGAAAGTGCAGCCATGGGAGCTACTGGAATAGTTTTATGGGGcgatatggagtttgcacgtacaATG GAGCGCTGTGAAGCACTGAAGAATTACATTGACCAGGAACTCGGAAGATACGTTCTAAACACTACTACAGCTGCCTTGTTGTGCAGCAGGGTTATATGTAATGGCCATGGACGTTGTGTGCGGAAGGACCCGGAATCTAGAACTTATCTGCAGCTTGATCCCAGAAGCTTTGAAGTTCTCTATGTTCTCAGTTCCACTGGTCCTGCATTAACAGCCCGTGGAGAATTGCATTTTGAAGATGTGCAAAGCATGAAGGAATCGTTCACATGTCAATGCTACAGGGGATGGATAGGGCCCCATTGTCagggaaaatcaatgttttag
- the LOC140483637 gene encoding hyaluronidase-1-like isoform X2, with the protein MLTGLTLLIYTLFYLSTHPAFIWGNEFKPASASPMLHNKPFIVVWNTPTAGCKTKFDVDLDLSVFDIVENENETFVGKNITIFYKNKLGLYPYYTSERIPVNGGLVQKASLSDHLTVASDNISTVLDKDFHGLAVIDWEEWRPVWERNWGHLHIYKEKSEELVRSEYPHLPESKILQIAKKEFENAAQDFMKQTLKLGQTLRPKGYWGYYKFPDCYNYFKENEANNYTGHCKKEDISRNNELAWLWKASRCLYPSIYIPEKLKSSNKAQKFVHYKIKEALRVAALDSANDALPVLVYSKYSYIKTLDFLTEIDLVHTIGESAAMGATGIVLWGDMEFARTMERCEALKNYIDQELGRYVLNTTTAALLCSRVICNGHGRCVRKDPESRTYLQLDPRSFEVLYVLSSTGPALTARGELHFEDVQSMKESFTCQCYRGWIGPHCQGKSMF; encoded by the exons ATGTTAACAGGTCTCACACTACTCATATATACCCTATTTTATCTGTCTACCCATCCAGCCTTCATCTGGGGGAATGAATTTAAGCCAGCATCAGCCTCACCAATGCTCCACAATAAGCCATTTATTGTGGTTTGGAACACACCTACTGCAGGGTGTAAAACAAAATTTGATGTTGATTTGGATCTGAGTGTCTTTGATATTGTTGAAAATGAAAATGAGACATTTGTTGGAAAGAATATCACCATATTTTACAAGAACAAATTAGGACTTTACCCATACTACACCAGCGAGAGGATCCCAGTAAATGGTGGTCTTGTGCAGAAGGCCAGTCTGTCCGACCACCTCACAGTAGCTTCAGATAACATTTCCACGGTACTGGACAAAGACTTCCATGGGCTTGCAGTGATAGATTGGGAAGAGTGGCGACCAGTTTGGGAACGTAACTGGGGCCATCTGCATATCTACAAGGAAAAATCTGAAGAACTAGTAAGAAGTGAATACCCCCATTTACCTGAAAGTAAGATTCTCCAGATTGCCAAGAAGGAATTTGAAAATGCTGCGCAAGACTTTATGAAACAAACACTAAAACTAGGACAGACTCTAAGACCAAAGGGTTACTGGGGCTATTACAAATTTCCAGACTGCTATAATTACTTTAAAGAAAATGAAGCCAATAATTACACAGGCCATTGCAAAAAGGAAGATATCTCTAGAAATAACGAGTTAGCATGGCTCTGGAAGGCATCACGATGTCTATATCCAAGTATCTACATCCCTGAGAAGCTAAAATCCTCAAATAAAGCTCAAAAGTTTGTTCACTACAAGATTAAGGAGGCTCTCCGTGTTGCTGCCCTTGATTCAGCTAATGATGCTCTGCCTGTTTTGGTTTACTCCAAATACTCATACATAAAAACACTTGACTTCCTGACTGAG ATTGACTTAGTACATACTATTGGAGAAAGTGCAGCCATGGGAGCTACTGGAATAGTTTTATGGGGcgatatggagtttgcacgtacaATG GAGCGCTGTGAAGCACTGAAGAATTACATTGACCAGGAACTCGGAAGATACGTTCTAAACACTACTACAGCTGCCTTGTTGTGCAGCAGGGTTATATGTAATGGCCATGGACGTTGTGTGCGGAAGGACCCGGAATCTAGAACTTATCTGCAGCTTGATCCCAGAAGCTTTGAAGTTCTCTATGTTCTCAGTTCCACTGGTCCTGCATTAACAGCCCGTGGAGAATTGCATTTTGAAGATGTGCAAAGCATGAAGGAATCGTTCACATGTCAATGCTACAGGGGATGGATAGGGCCCCATTGTCagggaaaatcaatgttttag